One genomic region from Nilaparvata lugens isolate BPH chromosome 3, ASM1435652v1, whole genome shotgun sequence encodes:
- the LOC111058134 gene encoding uncharacterized protein LOC111058134 — MTPLEDFMYLLNSVLLGEEPTVEDFILLVGTLVAFVAFVLWCCFPIVPKEANAPLQYDTRNYKKLDNSYEAVS, encoded by the exons ATGACGCCTCTTGAAGATTTCATGTATCTATTGAACTCTGTTCTGCTTGGCGAAGAACCA aCCGTGGAAGACTTTATCCTACTGGTTGGAACATTAGTAGCGTTTGTGGCATTTGTGCTATGGTGCTGCTTCCCGATTGTACCGAAAGAGGCGAATGCGCCCCTACAGTATGACACTCGCAACTACAAGAAACTTGACAACTCCTATGAAGCCGTGTCATAG